One Aegilops tauschii subsp. strangulata cultivar AL8/78 chromosome 7, Aet v6.0, whole genome shotgun sequence genomic window carries:
- the LOC109737794 gene encoding probable xyloglucan endotransglucosylase/hydrolase protein 25: protein MARMAVSVLAILLASCAVAAASFDKEFDVTWGDGRGKILNNGQLLTLGLDKISGSGFQSKHEYLYGKIDMQLKLVPGNSAGTVTAYYLSSQGPTHDEIDFEFLGNVTGEPYTLHTNVFTQGQGQREQQFHLWFDPTNDFHTYSILWNPKHIIFMVDDMPIRDFKNLEGKGIAFPKNQPMRLYSSLWNADDWATQGGRVKTDWSHAPFSASYRGFKADACVVTAGGQPRCGASVGTDAAPGTGSSATSGEWYNQELDLTRQQRMRWVQSNYMIYNYCTDPKRVAMGVPAECSM from the exons ATGGCTCGCATGGCGGTGTCGGTGCTGGCGATCCTGCTCGCCTCTTGTGCcgtggcggcggcgagcttcgacAAGGAGTTCGACGTCACCTGGGGTGACGGGCGCGGCAAGATCCTCAACAACGGCCAGCTCCTCACGCTGGGGCTCGATAAGATTTCCGGCTCCGGGTTCCAGTCCAAGCACGAGTACCTCTACGGCAAGATCGACATGCAGCTCAAGCTCGTCCCTGGCAACTCAGCCGGCACCGTCACCGCATACTAC CTGTCGTCGCAGGGGCCGACGCACGACGAGATCGACTTCGAGTTCCTGGGCAATGTCACCGGCGAGCCGTACACTCTGCACACCAACGTGTTCacgcaggggcaggggcagcgggaGCAGCAGTTCCACCTCTGGTTCGATCCCACCAACGACTTCCACACCTACTCCATCCTCTGGAACCCAAAGCACATCAT CTTCATGGTGGACGACATGCCGATCAGAGACTTCAAGAACCTGGAGGGAAAGGGGATCGCCTTCCCCAAGAACCAGCCCATGCGGCTCTACTCCAGCCTCTGGAACGCCGACGACTGGGCCACGCAGGGCGGCCGCGTCAAGACGGACTGGTCCCACGCGCCGTTTTCGGCCTCCTACCGCGGCTTCAAGGCCGACGCGTGCGTGGTGACCGCAGGTGGCCAGCCGCGCTGCGGCGCCAGCGTCGGCACGGATGCGGCCCCGGGCACCGGCTCCTCTGCCACGTCGGGCGAGTGGTACAACCAGGAGCTGGACCTGACGCGGCAGCAGCGGATGCGGTGGGTGCAGAGCAATTACATGATCTACAACTACTGCACTGACCCCAAGCGCGTCGCCATGGGCGTCCCCGCCGAGTGCTCCATGTAG